Proteins from a genomic interval of Tenacibaculum sp. SZ-18:
- a CDS encoding DUF3667 domain-containing protein: protein MICISCSYEHNEKFCPNCGEKRDTKKITFQSLLKTSISGIIDMDRGFLLNVKELFLSPRKMIIEYIKGRRKGIFNPLSYLILTTTFYIIIDSYLKSKGDIKTPSIVHDPKLYDISYRIGGLIRKYLKFFWVLCIFPFAFFNKLFFKKYNFWEHLTIAAFLFGQATLVGLIISLFYKTALIFNPLVYITLLILNYSVFHNKKNKTESIILVLTSMFFYAFSLIMIMVALVYFTKQTTLN, encoded by the coding sequence ATGATTTGTATTTCGTGCAGTTATGAACATAACGAGAAGTTTTGCCCTAATTGTGGCGAAAAACGAGATACTAAAAAAATTACCTTTCAATCACTACTTAAAACTTCTATTTCAGGAATAATTGATATGGATAGAGGATTTTTACTGAACGTAAAAGAATTATTCCTTTCTCCAAGAAAAATGATAATAGAATATATTAAAGGTAGAAGAAAAGGAATTTTTAATCCTTTATCTTATCTCATCTTAACAACTACCTTTTATATTATTATAGATTCCTATTTGAAAAGTAAAGGAGATATTAAAACTCCATCAATTGTTCATGATCCGAAACTCTATGATATCAGTTATAGAATTGGTGGATTGATTAGAAAATATTTAAAATTCTTCTGGGTACTCTGTATTTTCCCATTCGCTTTTTTCAATAAACTATTTTTTAAAAAATATAACTTCTGGGAACATTTAACAATTGCGGCATTTTTATTCGGTCAAGCAACTTTAGTTGGATTAATTATATCTTTGTTTTATAAAACCGCTTTAATTTTTAATCCTCTCGTATACATAACTCTATTAATTTTAAACTACAGTGTTTTCCATAACAAAAAGAATAAAACTGAATCGATAATACTTGTATTGACATCAATGTTTTTCTACGCTTTTTCTTTAATCATGATTATGGTGGCTCTCGTATACTTTACAAAACAAACAACTCTTAACTAA
- the sucC gene encoding ADP-forming succinate--CoA ligase subunit beta, protein MNLHEYQGKEILSSFGVRTQRGIVASTPEEAVDAAKKLTEETGTGWHVIKAQIHAGGRGKGGGVKLAKNLDEVKSISDDIIGMMLITPQTPAEGKLVNQVLVAEDVYYPGDSEPNEFYMSVLLNRSTGRNMIMYSTEGGMDIEAVAEETPHLIFTEEIDPGTGLLPFQARKIAFNLGLSGGAMKEMIKFVTALYTAYVKSDSALFEINPVLKTSDDKILAVDAKVTLDENALFRHKDYAAMRDEREENPIEVEAKAAGLNYVDLDGNVGCMVNGAGLAMGTMDLIKQAGGDPANFLDVGGTADAKRVETAFGIILKDPNVKAILVNIFGGIVRCDRVAQGVVDAYKNMGDRINVPIICRLQGTNAKEAKELIDNSGMEIISATEFQEAADKVGEVLGA, encoded by the coding sequence ATGAACTTACACGAATATCAAGGTAAAGAAATATTAAGTAGTTTTGGCGTTCGCACACAACGCGGTATAGTTGCTAGCACTCCGGAGGAAGCAGTTGATGCAGCAAAAAAATTAACTGAAGAAACAGGAACTGGTTGGCACGTAATTAAAGCTCAGATTCACGCAGGTGGTCGTGGAAAAGGAGGTGGAGTTAAGTTAGCTAAAAACTTAGATGAAGTAAAAAGTATATCTGACGATATCATCGGAATGATGTTAATTACTCCCCAAACTCCTGCTGAAGGTAAATTGGTAAATCAAGTTTTAGTCGCTGAAGATGTTTACTATCCTGGAGACAGTGAGCCAAATGAATTTTATATGTCGGTTTTATTGAACCGTTCAACAGGTAGAAACATGATTATGTATTCTACAGAAGGCGGCATGGATATTGAGGCTGTTGCTGAAGAAACTCCTCATTTAATCTTTACAGAAGAAATTGATCCAGGAACTGGATTATTACCTTTTCAAGCTCGTAAGATTGCTTTTAATTTAGGTTTAAGCGGTGGAGCAATGAAAGAAATGATCAAATTCGTTACTGCATTATATACAGCATACGTAAAGTCTGATTCAGCTTTATTTGAAATTAACCCAGTATTGAAAACATCTGACGATAAGATTTTAGCTGTAGATGCTAAAGTTACTTTAGATGAAAATGCTTTATTCCGCCACAAAGATTATGCAGCGATGCGTGATGAGCGTGAAGAGAATCCAATCGAGGTTGAAGCTAAAGCAGCTGGATTAAACTATGTTGATTTAGATGGTAACGTTGGATGTATGGTAAATGGAGCTGGTTTAGCAATGGGAACTATGGATTTAATTAAGCAAGCTGGTGGAGATCCTGCAAACTTCTTAGATGTTGGCGGAACTGCTGATGCTAAACGTGTTGAAACCGCTTTCGGAATTATTTTAAAAGACCCTAATGTAAAGGCTATTTTAGTTAACATTTTTGGAGGAATCGTTCGTTGTGATCGTGTTGCTCAAGGAGTTGTTGATGCATACAAAAACATGGGAGACAGAATCAATGTTCCAATTATTTGTCGTTTACAAGGAACAAATGCGAAAGAAGCAAAAGAATTAATTGATAACAGCGGTATGGAAATTATCTCAGCAACTGAGTTCCAAGAAGCAGCTGACAAAGTTGGTGAAGTATTAGGAGCCTAA
- a CDS encoding ABC transporter ATP-binding protein, whose translation MITGKNIHKQYGEVQVLKGVDLHIKKGEIVAIVGPSGAGKTTLLQILGTLDKPEDDIPYELSINNIVIKGLKDKEISIFRNQHIGFIFQFHQLLPEFTAVENVCIPAFIAKKPKVEVEKRAKELLEFLGLSNRMNHKPSELSGGEQQRVAVARALINNPSVIFADEPSGNLDSTSAKNLHELFFKLRNEFGQTFVLVTHNKELAEMADRTLKMKDGIIVE comes from the coding sequence ATGATTACTGGTAAAAATATACACAAACAATACGGAGAAGTTCAAGTTTTAAAAGGTGTAGATTTACACATAAAAAAGGGAGAAATAGTTGCCATCGTTGGTCCGTCTGGTGCTGGTAAAACTACTTTACTTCAAATTCTGGGAACTTTGGATAAACCTGAAGATGATATTCCATATGAACTTTCCATAAACAATATAGTAATCAAAGGATTAAAGGACAAAGAAATATCTATTTTCCGTAATCAACATATTGGATTCATATTTCAATTTCATCAATTATTACCTGAATTTACTGCAGTAGAAAATGTTTGTATTCCAGCATTTATTGCAAAAAAGCCAAAAGTAGAAGTTGAAAAACGCGCCAAAGAATTATTAGAGTTTTTAGGATTATCTAACAGAATGAATCATAAACCGAGTGAACTTTCAGGAGGAGAACAACAACGAGTTGCCGTTGCAAGGGCACTAATTAATAATCCTTCAGTAATTTTTGCAGATGAACCTTCTGGTAATTTAGATTCAACCTCTGCAAAGAATTTACATGAACTTTTCTTTAAACTTAGAAATGAATTTGGACAAACATTTGTACTAGTAACTCACAACAAAGAATTAGCTGAGATGGCAGATCGAACATTAAAAATGAAAGATGGAATAATTGTAGAGTAA
- a CDS encoding DUF5916 domain-containing protein: MRGQVNQNRKKLAATRTPIPPKIDGDLNDNTWKNVPVANNFIQFRPDNGVAELKDYKTEVKLVYDDNAVYISAKMLDPNPAKIPAEFTNRDNFGNSDFFMVMINPIDDGQNPVMFIVTASGVQIDSKVSNGNNEDYNWSAVWDSDFKITDYGWAVEMKIPYRALRFANNNVQSWGMNFHREVRNINTRYSWNHIDNEVGRWTQYDGLIENFTNISPPTRLNLYPYASVISTTKENHTIADWSVGMDVKYGLSENFTLDATLIPDFSQVGFDDVQLNLGPFEQQFTEQRQFFTEGTELFTKGRLFYSRRIGGSPTDQFDVEENLRDDDNFINGKKVNEEIVDYPGKVQMLNAIKISGRTKDGLGIGFFNAITEKTEATVERTEQIQVGDDVVTTKNQYKVTTEPFANYNIMVLDKQFNQNSSVTLINTNVTRDGRYRDANATGLLWHVEDKSSTFNIDGSIRATHISDDPTETTPGYSFDTSVGRQSGKWRWEIGYNFENKDFNPNDMGILFSNNEQTIYGFTGYRQLKPVGIFNNFGINWWYNVNFLHKSGVYTGTNTGISFWSETRNRFNFGGNINFRTISKDFFEPRQGSTSGVYFERPMRLNINHWGSTDYRKKLAIDYNWYYTFFKGIPKNSYGFRFGPRYRFNNRLSLNYSFRYNQVDNDLGYIDSNNDDIIFGERDITTYENTVSGKYSFNTNSSLSLSFRHNWSKVPYKDQLFSLDTSNGQLAPTTFTGDYDRNFNSWNLDLNYFWQFAPGSQLIAFYRNSINPSATFAPADISFADNIDRLFDASMRHTCSLRFVYFLDYNDIKNILF; the protein is encoded by the coding sequence ATGAGAGGTCAGGTAAATCAAAACAGAAAAAAATTAGCTGCCACAAGAACACCTATTCCCCCTAAAATTGATGGAGATTTAAATGATAATACTTGGAAAAATGTTCCAGTTGCAAACAATTTTATTCAATTTAGGCCTGATAATGGTGTTGCTGAATTAAAAGATTATAAAACAGAAGTAAAATTGGTATATGATGATAACGCAGTTTATATTTCAGCCAAAATGTTAGATCCAAATCCCGCTAAAATTCCTGCAGAATTTACAAACAGAGATAACTTCGGGAATTCTGACTTTTTTATGGTTATGATCAATCCTATTGATGATGGACAAAATCCTGTAATGTTTATTGTTACCGCTTCTGGAGTTCAAATTGACTCTAAAGTTTCTAATGGAAATAACGAAGATTATAACTGGAGTGCCGTTTGGGATAGTGATTTTAAAATTACAGATTATGGATGGGCAGTTGAAATGAAAATTCCTTATCGAGCCTTGCGTTTCGCCAATAACAATGTTCAATCTTGGGGAATGAATTTCCATAGAGAAGTAAGAAACATAAATACGCGATATTCATGGAATCATATAGATAATGAAGTAGGAAGATGGACACAATATGATGGATTGATAGAAAACTTCACAAACATCTCTCCTCCTACCCGTTTAAACCTTTATCCATATGCTTCTGTAATTAGCACCACTAAAGAAAATCATACAATTGCAGATTGGAGTGTTGGAATGGATGTTAAATATGGTCTGTCTGAGAATTTTACATTAGATGCTACATTAATTCCAGATTTTAGTCAGGTGGGGTTTGACGATGTACAATTGAATTTAGGTCCGTTTGAACAACAATTCACTGAGCAGCGTCAATTTTTCACAGAAGGAACTGAATTATTTACGAAAGGACGATTATTTTACTCGCGAAGAATTGGTGGTTCTCCAACAGATCAGTTCGATGTTGAAGAAAATTTACGAGATGATGATAATTTTATTAATGGAAAAAAAGTTAACGAAGAAATAGTTGATTACCCTGGAAAAGTTCAAATGTTGAACGCAATCAAAATTTCGGGTAGAACGAAAGATGGGTTAGGAATTGGTTTCTTCAATGCTATTACAGAAAAAACAGAAGCCACTGTTGAACGGACAGAACAAATTCAAGTTGGGGACGATGTAGTGACAACTAAAAATCAATATAAAGTTACTACAGAACCATTTGCAAACTATAATATTATGGTATTGGATAAACAATTCAATCAGAATTCTTCTGTTACTTTAATAAATACAAATGTTACCCGAGACGGAAGATATAGAGATGCAAATGCTACAGGATTACTATGGCACGTGGAAGATAAATCAAGCACCTTTAATATTGATGGTAGTATTAGAGCTACACATATAAGTGATGATCCTACAGAGACTACTCCAGGTTACAGTTTTGATACCAGTGTAGGAAGACAGTCAGGAAAATGGCGCTGGGAAATTGGTTATAACTTCGAGAATAAAGATTTCAACCCAAACGATATGGGAATTTTATTCAGTAATAACGAACAAACTATTTATGGTTTTACTGGATACAGACAATTAAAACCTGTTGGGATTTTTAATAACTTCGGAATCAACTGGTGGTACAATGTAAACTTTTTACACAAATCAGGTGTTTATACAGGAACTAATACTGGGATTTCATTTTGGTCAGAAACTAGAAACCGTTTCAATTTTGGTGGAAACATAAACTTCAGAACCATATCAAAAGACTTTTTTGAACCAAGACAAGGAAGTACTTCCGGAGTGTATTTTGAAAGGCCAATGCGATTAAATATTAATCACTGGGGATCGACAGATTACAGAAAAAAACTAGCTATTGATTATAACTGGTATTATACATTCTTTAAAGGAATACCAAAAAACTCATACGGATTCAGATTTGGACCACGCTATCGATTTAACAATCGATTATCACTAAATTATTCCTTCAGATACAATCAAGTTGATAATGATTTAGGTTATATTGATAGTAATAATGATGATATTATTTTTGGTGAAAGAGATATAACAACTTATGAGAATACTGTTTCTGGAAAATATAGTTTCAATACTAACTCTTCCTTATCACTTTCTTTTAGGCATAATTGGAGTAAAGTTCCTTACAAAGATCAGTTATTCAGTCTCGATACAAGTAATGGTCAATTAGCTCCTACAACTTTCACAGGTGATTATGACCGAAATTTTAATAGTTGGAATTTAGATTTAAATTATTTCTGGCAATTTGCTCCGGGAAGTCAATTAATCGCATTCTATCGTAATTCGATTAATCCAAGTGCAACCTTTGCTCCTGCCGATATTAGTTTCGCTGACAATATCGACCGATTATTCGATGCATCTATGAGGCACACTTGCTCATTAAGATTCGTATACTTTTTAGATTATAATGATATCAAGAATATTTTATTTTAG
- the uvrB gene encoding excinuclease ABC subunit UvrB translates to MDFKLVSEFKPTGDQPQAIKQLADGIIANEKYQTLLGVTGSGKTFSIANVVAEVKRPTLVLAHNKTLAAQLYSEFKQFFPNNAVEYFVSYYDYYQPEAYIPVTGTYIEKDLSINDEIERLRISTSSSLLSGRRDVLVVASVSCLYGIGNPIEFKKNVIQIEAGQQISRTKFLHQLVTSLYSRTEVEIKSGTFKVKGDVVTIYPSYGENGYKVHFFGDEIEEIESFDLESNQIVEEFEQLNIYPANLFVTSPDVLQNAIHQIQDDLVKQCDYFSEIGKHLESKRLKERTEFDLEMIRELGYCSGIENYSRYLDGRQAGTRPFCLLDYFPDDYLMVIDESHVTVPQVHAMYGGDRSRKENLVEYGFRLPAAMDNRPLKFEEFEALQNQVIYVSATPADYELQKTEGVFVEQVIRPTGLLDPEIEVRPSLNQIDDLIEEIQIRVEKDERTLVTTLTKRMAEELAKYLTRIQIRCRYIHSDVDTLERVEIMQDLRKGLFDVLIGVNLLREGLDLPEVSLVAILDTDKEGFLRSHRSLTQTVGRAARNVNGKAIMYADKITNSMQMTIDETTRRREKQVNYNTKFNITPKQINKKIDNTLAKNNIASYHYDNATKKAAEQDLEFLPKSEIEKRIRDKRKQMEVAAKSLDFMAAAQFRDEIEVLKKQL, encoded by the coding sequence ATGGATTTTAAATTAGTTTCAGAGTTTAAACCTACTGGTGATCAGCCACAAGCAATTAAGCAACTAGCTGATGGTATCATTGCAAATGAGAAATATCAAACACTTTTAGGCGTCACTGGATCTGGTAAAACTTTTAGTATAGCTAATGTTGTTGCGGAAGTTAAAAGACCAACTTTAGTTCTTGCTCATAACAAAACCTTAGCAGCGCAGTTGTACTCAGAATTTAAACAATTCTTTCCTAATAATGCAGTTGAATACTTTGTTTCTTATTATGACTATTATCAGCCGGAGGCCTACATTCCTGTTACTGGGACTTATATTGAAAAAGACCTATCTATAAATGATGAGATTGAGCGCTTAAGAATTAGTACTTCATCTTCGTTATTATCTGGGCGACGAGATGTTTTAGTTGTCGCTTCAGTCTCTTGTTTATATGGTATCGGGAATCCAATAGAGTTTAAAAAGAACGTAATACAAATAGAAGCTGGTCAACAAATTTCAAGAACCAAGTTTTTACATCAATTAGTAACGAGCTTATACTCAAGAACTGAAGTTGAAATTAAAAGCGGAACTTTTAAAGTAAAAGGAGACGTTGTTACCATTTATCCCTCTTATGGAGAAAACGGATATAAAGTTCATTTTTTTGGTGATGAAATTGAAGAAATCGAATCTTTCGACCTAGAAAGTAATCAAATTGTAGAGGAATTTGAACAATTAAATATCTATCCTGCCAATCTTTTCGTTACTTCTCCAGATGTTTTACAAAATGCAATTCATCAAATACAAGATGACTTGGTGAAACAATGTGATTACTTCTCTGAAATAGGAAAACATTTAGAATCAAAAAGACTTAAAGAACGCACTGAGTTCGATTTAGAAATGATTCGTGAACTTGGATATTGCTCAGGAATTGAAAATTATTCACGCTACCTTGATGGTCGACAGGCTGGGACAAGACCATTCTGCTTACTAGATTATTTTCCTGATGATTATTTAATGGTAATTGATGAAAGTCATGTCACAGTTCCTCAGGTGCATGCGATGTATGGTGGTGATAGAAGTCGAAAAGAAAACTTAGTCGAATACGGCTTTAGATTGCCTGCTGCAATGGATAATAGACCATTGAAATTTGAAGAATTTGAAGCTTTACAAAACCAAGTAATTTATGTTTCAGCTACTCCTGCTGACTATGAATTACAGAAAACGGAAGGAGTTTTCGTAGAACAGGTTATTCGACCAACAGGATTACTAGATCCTGAAATAGAAGTTCGTCCAAGTTTAAATCAGATTGACGATTTAATAGAAGAAATACAAATTAGAGTTGAAAAAGACGAAAGAACTTTAGTCACAACTTTAACTAAAAGAATGGCTGAAGAATTAGCTAAGTACCTAACTAGAATTCAAATTAGATGTCGATATATCCATTCTGATGTTGACACGTTGGAACGAGTAGAAATTATGCAGGATCTGCGTAAAGGGTTATTTGATGTTCTAATTGGAGTGAATTTACTTAGAGAAGGATTAGATTTACCTGAAGTATCCTTAGTGGCAATTTTAGATACTGATAAGGAAGGTTTTTTACGTTCACACAGATCATTAACCCAGACTGTTGGTCGAGCTGCTAGAAATGTGAATGGTAAAGCTATTATGTATGCCGATAAAATTACAAACAGCATGCAAATGACCATTGACGAAACAACAAGAAGAAGAGAAAAACAAGTGAATTACAACACTAAGTTCAATATCACACCAAAGCAAATCAATAAGAAAATTGACAATACGTTGGCTAAGAATAATATTGCTTCTTATCATTACGACAACGCAACGAAAAAAGCTGCAGAACAGGATTTAGAATTCTTGCCAAAATCTGAAATTGAAAAACGTATCCGAGATAAAAGAAAACAAATGGAAGTGGCTGCAAAAAGTTTAGACTTTATGGCCGCAGCTCAATTTAGAGATGAAATTGAAGTATTAAAGAAGCAGTTATAA
- a CDS encoding T9SS type B sorting domain-containing protein, giving the protein MKRLIILLTGLISITTYSQKQANVWYFGLNAGIDFSTTPPTALTNGQLNTTEGCSSFSDKDGNLLFYSDGIRIFNKNHTLMTFTDGTPADNLGGNPSSTQSGMIIPKPGSDTIYYLFTVGTDFVPPGISSNPGFNFYTIDMSQDSGLGQIINGPVNLAIDPVSTLDISTVWSEKVTAVKGKDCDTFWVISFAQGNFYSYKVDINGVDVSGVVVSPVNFTTTDKRGYLQVSPDGRYIAFADYRAAQQVITGSAQLFRFNNETGVISPNPTTLIDFGENESPYGVAFSQQSNKLYVSSYNGSNAVYQFDLNDSDIPSTRSLINLKQGFRGSLQLGPDGKIYASVPGSDYLDVIDNPNDDANDINYINDAIFLEGRQTAQGLPPFISSLLLPIQIRDNTTFQVLNNQDIKYCIGESIQINSAPVTGTNIQYEWTFNDGTNQTIISNQPNLTLNNLDINNNGTYSLVVTLIDDCNNAINLEGTFNIEVFEPASVNALNNINFCDLDGDGFNTFDFENDLSPIALGGLDPNQFEIYYFLNQADSDNNNTANAISLPYTNTTPFPNNQDIFVRVHNKDASDACFATTQFTLSISAIPTPTQPTNYEVCDDAVNGGDTDGFFNDFILSTKDSEILGTLDPTVYSVSYHTTLSGAQTDSTTDAINKNNPYRNININEQLIYVRVENIFNSGCFAASDNTSGNFLPFRLIVNPLPVIAINPAIINQCDTDSDLSTNINLTQAEISISSNYMNETFKYYPTQPDAVADTNEITDQINYTASDGDSIWVRTISTEGCYRISRLDITISFASDVNYNEEFTTCDDFLDAEGNNSINNDDRDGIANFDISSAIDDIKQLFDPAIRNDLDVLFFETIADRDAVINQIPDPANYRNTNIPASTQQSIYVKIINKINNDCTGLGEFFIRVLPLPDFSVTSPQIVCLNNPSFIEAELPDGNYTYEWSRNGILDASSTSETLNISQGGTYQVTAINTTTNCRRTQRITVNESIIATLTQNDVTIVDDSANNSITINNSNNNLGIGDYEFALQDENNTIIRDFQDTPMFENLNGGVYTILVRDKNACGVAQLDVSVLEFPKYFTPNNDGVNDVWVVRGASTSFYPESSVHIFDRFGNPITQIEIDGQGWNGLYNGKLLPSNDYWFNIELTDRSGKKISRKGHFSLLRK; this is encoded by the coding sequence ATGAAGCGATTAATTATACTTTTAACGGGGTTAATTTCAATTACAACCTATAGTCAAAAACAAGCTAATGTTTGGTATTTTGGACTAAATGCAGGAATTGATTTTTCTACAACACCTCCAACTGCATTAACTAATGGACAATTAAACACAACTGAAGGATGTTCATCTTTTTCTGATAAGGACGGTAACTTATTATTCTATTCTGATGGAATCAGGATATTTAATAAAAATCATACTTTGATGACTTTTACTGATGGAACACCTGCAGATAATCTAGGTGGAAACCCGTCTAGTACACAATCAGGCATGATTATTCCCAAACCCGGTTCTGATACCATATACTATTTATTTACAGTTGGTACTGATTTTGTTCCTCCGGGAATTAGCAGTAATCCTGGATTCAATTTCTACACAATTGACATGTCTCAGGATAGCGGACTAGGCCAAATTATCAATGGCCCCGTAAACCTAGCGATCGATCCTGTTAGTACTCTTGATATTAGCACTGTTTGGTCAGAAAAAGTTACTGCTGTAAAAGGTAAAGATTGTGACACCTTTTGGGTCATTTCTTTCGCTCAGGGAAATTTTTACTCTTATAAAGTTGATATAAATGGAGTAGATGTGTCAGGCGTTGTTGTGAGCCCAGTTAATTTCACTACTACTGATAAAAGAGGATATTTGCAAGTTTCTCCCGACGGACGTTACATAGCATTTGCAGATTATAGAGCTGCTCAACAAGTCATAACCGGTAGTGCACAACTTTTTAGATTTAATAATGAAACAGGAGTTATATCTCCTAATCCAACCACTTTAATTGACTTTGGAGAAAATGAATCTCCTTATGGAGTTGCCTTTTCTCAACAATCTAATAAACTATATGTCTCTTCTTACAATGGTTCAAACGCAGTTTATCAATTTGACTTGAACGATTCTGATATACCTTCTACTAGAAGTTTAATAAATTTAAAACAGGGATTTAGAGGAAGTCTTCAGTTAGGACCAGATGGAAAAATATACGCATCTGTTCCTGGTAGCGACTATCTTGATGTAATCGATAACCCTAATGATGACGCGAACGATATTAATTATATAAATGATGCTATTTTCCTTGAAGGAAGACAAACCGCACAAGGTTTACCACCATTTATTTCATCTTTACTGTTGCCAATTCAAATTCGAGACAACACAACCTTTCAAGTATTAAACAATCAAGACATAAAATATTGTATTGGAGAGTCTATTCAGATTAATTCAGCTCCTGTAACAGGAACTAACATTCAGTATGAATGGACTTTTAACGATGGAACAAATCAAACAATTATATCTAATCAGCCAAATCTCACTTTAAATAATTTAGACATAAATAATAATGGGACATATTCATTGGTTGTTACCTTAATTGACGATTGTAACAATGCAATTAATTTAGAAGGCACTTTTAACATAGAAGTTTTTGAGCCTGCAAGTGTTAATGCCTTAAATAATATAAATTTTTGCGACCTCGATGGAGATGGATTTAATACGTTTGATTTTGAAAATGACTTGTCTCCTATCGCTTTAGGTGGTTTAGATCCTAATCAATTTGAAATTTATTATTTTCTTAATCAAGCCGACTCCGATAACAATAATACTGCAAATGCAATTTCATTACCATATACTAATACTACTCCTTTTCCGAATAATCAAGATATTTTTGTGAGAGTACATAACAAAGACGCATCGGATGCATGTTTTGCCACAACACAATTTACTTTATCAATTTCAGCAATACCCACTCCTACTCAACCTACAAATTACGAAGTATGTGACGACGCTGTAAATGGAGGTGACACTGATGGATTTTTTAATGATTTTATCTTATCTACGAAAGACAGTGAAATATTAGGAACATTGGATCCAACTGTTTATAGTGTCTCTTATCATACAACTTTATCAGGAGCGCAAACAGACTCAACGACTGATGCTATTAATAAGAACAATCCTTATAGAAATATCAATATCAATGAACAATTAATATATGTTCGAGTAGAAAATATTTTCAATTCTGGATGTTTTGCTGCTTCGGATAATACTTCTGGAAATTTTCTTCCATTCCGTTTAATTGTAAATCCATTACCGGTTATTGCTATTAATCCAGCTATTATAAATCAATGTGACACTGATAGTGACCTTTCAACTAATATAAATTTAACTCAAGCGGAAATATCAATCTCTTCAAATTATATGAATGAGACTTTTAAATATTACCCAACTCAACCAGATGCAGTCGCAGATACAAATGAAATAACTGACCAGATAAATTACACAGCTTCTGATGGAGATTCGATTTGGGTAAGAACAATATCGACAGAGGGATGTTATAGAATTTCAAGACTTGATATTACGATTTCATTTGCTAGTGATGTAAATTACAATGAAGAATTCACCACTTGTGATGATTTTCTAGATGCAGAGGGAAATAACAGTATCAATAATGATGACCGTGATGGAATCGCAAATTTTGATATCAGCTCTGCTATTGATGATATCAAACAATTATTTGATCCTGCAATTAGAAATGATTTAGACGTTTTATTTTTTGAAACGATTGCTGACAGAGATGCTGTTATCAATCAAATTCCTGATCCTGCAAACTATAGAAATACAAATATCCCAGCTAGCACACAACAATCGATTTATGTAAAAATAATTAATAAGATTAATAATGATTGTACTGGTTTAGGAGAGTTTTTTATTCGTGTTTTACCATTACCAGATTTTTCAGTTACAAGTCCACAAATAGTTTGTTTAAATAATCCATCATTTATTGAAGCGGAATTACCTGACGGAAACTATACATACGAATGGAGTAGGAATGGTATTTTAGACGCATCATCGACGAGTGAAACATTAAACATATCACAAGGAGGAACTTACCAGGTTACAGCGATAAACACAACAACAAATTGTAGAAGAACACAACGAATTACAGTGAACGAATCTATCATTGCTACATTAACCCAAAATGATGTAACTATCGTAGATGATTCCGCTAATAATTCCATAACTATTAATAATAGTAATAATAATCTAGGGATTGGTGATTATGAATTTGCCTTGCAAGATGAAAACAACACAATCATTAGAGATTTTCAAGACACACCAATGTTTGAAAACTTAAATGGTGGTGTTTACACCATTCTAGTTCGAGATAAAAACGCTTGTGGTGTTGCTCAATTGGATGTTTCAGTTCTTGAATTCCCAAAATATTTTACTCCAAATAACGATGGCGTTAATGATGTTTGGGTAGTACGAGGAGCTAGCACAAGTTTTTACCCTGAAAGCAGTGTTCATATTTTTGATCGTTTTGGAAATCCCATTACTCAAATCGAAATTGATGGACAAGGCTGGAACGGTTTATATAATGGTAAACTTTTACCGTCAAATGACTATTGGTTTAATATAGAATTGACAGACAGAAGTGGAAAAAAAATAAGTAGAAAAGGACACTTCTCGCTACTTAGAAAGTAA